A region from the Kribbella shirazensis genome encodes:
- a CDS encoding NAD-dependent epimerase/dehydratase family protein, translated as MRVWVSGARGKLGAEVCRQLIAAGHDVVDADRTGPAPVDLMDRGAVARSLLGVEAIVHCAGIASPEDIEPVRLFETNAITTFNALEEAWKLGIRTAVLASSGSIYGTAWSPEEIGTPSVPIDEDTELRYVDPYALTKDVLERMGQLYARRGVQVTALRFHWILTPDEVRRFVAEAPPEQNRRNLWGYVDLAEAARACILALAPRTRDRYATLVIAAEDTGRHEPTADLLARHSPDTEIRPEFRPALQGTVSLFDSRRAAEVIGWTHQSTWRHE; from the coding sequence GTGCGGGTCTGGGTCAGTGGGGCGCGGGGGAAGTTGGGGGCGGAGGTCTGCCGGCAGCTGATTGCCGCTGGGCATGACGTGGTCGACGCGGACCGGACGGGTCCTGCGCCGGTTGACCTGATGGACCGGGGAGCGGTGGCTCGCTCGTTGCTGGGCGTGGAGGCGATCGTGCACTGCGCCGGGATCGCGAGCCCGGAGGACATCGAGCCGGTGCGCCTGTTCGAGACGAACGCGATCACGACGTTCAACGCCCTCGAGGAAGCCTGGAAGCTCGGTATCCGGACCGCTGTGCTCGCCTCCAGTGGCTCGATCTACGGCACCGCCTGGTCACCCGAGGAGATCGGCACGCCGTCCGTCCCGATCGACGAGGACACCGAGCTGCGGTACGTCGACCCGTACGCGCTCACCAAGGACGTCCTCGAACGCATGGGCCAGCTGTACGCGCGCCGCGGCGTACAGGTGACCGCCCTGCGTTTCCACTGGATCCTCACCCCCGACGAAGTACGCCGCTTCGTCGCGGAGGCGCCGCCGGAGCAGAACCGGCGGAACCTGTGGGGGTACGTCGACCTCGCCGAAGCCGCCCGCGCCTGCATCCTGGCCCTCGCACCGCGTACCCGGGACCGCTACGCCACGCTGGTGATCGCCGCCGAGGACACCGGCCGCCACGAGCCGACAGCGGACCTTCTCGCCCGCCACTCACCCGACACCGAGATCCGCCCCGAGTTCCGCCCCGCCCTCCAAGGCACCGTCTCCTTGTTCGACAGCCGACGAGCAGCCGAGGTCATCGGCTGGACCCACCAAAGCACCTGGAGACACGAGTGA
- a CDS encoding AAA family ATPase yields MVVHRLGCDMAGLTYFETAGMVCSCPPESTPTPQSPRIITLADVTPERVAWLWPGRFPLGKLVVLDGDPSTGKSTLSLDLAAHVSTGKPWPDGAHCDAGDVLLLSAEDGLADTIAPRLVAAGADRRRVHALTEVPSRDDDGNSTMVPPTLPRDIPHLARIVADRGVTLLVVDVLMAYLNGKVDSHRDQDVRGVLHQLAAMADSTGCTIVLIRHLNKAGGSNALYRGGGSIGIVGAARAAYLVARDPDDEGRRILACSKSNLAAEPPSLAYRLVDDAPTGCARVEWEAGTVEHTASSLLRTHTDDDERDERDALDVWLSELLEDGALTANEIYRAADSAGYSKDQTKRAKKRLGITATHPDVKGPWYWQLDPKGAPSEQGSAQIEPAPLAPLGAPLVEATDCPDCTRLQRISEHMRCWQHGEAS; encoded by the coding sequence ATGGTCGTCCACCGCCTCGGCTGCGACATGGCCGGCCTCACGTACTTCGAGACCGCAGGCATGGTCTGTTCCTGTCCGCCCGAATCCACACCGACCCCGCAGTCCCCGCGGATCATCACGCTCGCCGACGTGACCCCCGAGCGGGTCGCGTGGCTGTGGCCTGGACGGTTCCCGCTCGGCAAGCTGGTCGTACTCGACGGCGACCCATCAACCGGCAAGTCGACGCTCAGCCTCGACCTCGCAGCGCACGTCTCCACCGGCAAGCCATGGCCGGACGGCGCGCACTGTGATGCCGGTGATGTGCTGCTGCTTTCAGCCGAGGACGGTCTGGCCGACACGATCGCTCCCCGGCTGGTCGCGGCCGGCGCGGACCGTCGACGGGTCCACGCGCTGACGGAGGTACCGAGCAGGGACGACGACGGCAACTCGACGATGGTTCCGCCCACCCTCCCGCGCGACATCCCCCACCTCGCGCGCATCGTCGCTGACCGCGGCGTGACGCTGCTGGTCGTCGATGTCCTGATGGCGTACTTGAACGGCAAGGTCGACTCACACCGCGACCAGGACGTCCGCGGCGTACTTCACCAGCTCGCAGCGATGGCCGACAGCACTGGTTGCACGATCGTCCTCATCCGGCACCTGAACAAGGCCGGCGGTAGCAACGCTCTGTACCGCGGCGGCGGATCCATCGGCATCGTCGGCGCTGCACGGGCCGCCTACCTCGTTGCCCGCGATCCCGACGACGAGGGCCGGCGCATCCTCGCCTGCAGCAAGAGCAACCTTGCGGCCGAGCCGCCCAGCCTCGCCTACCGGTTGGTCGACGATGCGCCGACAGGGTGCGCCCGCGTGGAGTGGGAGGCGGGCACAGTCGAACACACCGCCTCATCCCTGCTCCGCACTCACACAGATGACGACGAGCGCGACGAGCGGGATGCGCTCGACGTGTGGCTGTCCGAGCTGCTCGAGGACGGGGCGCTCACGGCCAACGAGATCTATCGCGCCGCCGACTCTGCCGGGTACTCCAAGGACCAGACCAAGCGAGCCAAGAAGCGACTGGGAATCACGGCCACACACCCCGATGTGAAGGGTCCGTGGTACTGGCAGCTCGACCCCAAGGGAGCACCAAGCGAGCAAGGGAGCGCACAGATAGAGCCCGCTCCCTTGGCTCCCTTGGGCGCTCCCTTGGTGGAGGCAACCGACTGCCCGGACTGCACTCGGTTACAGCGCATCAGCGAGCACATGCGCTGCTGGCAACACGGCGAGGCGTCGTGA
- a CDS encoding electron transfer flavoprotein subunit alpha/FixB family protein: MSNVLVLVDHTAGTVRKTTAELLTIARRLGEPVAVFIGEGVQEALPALGQYGATKVIALSTQSNPELTQYLVAPKAEALQQVAAKVEPSAILISSNAEGKEIAARLAVKLEAGLITDAVDVTAADGGPVTTQSVFAGNYTVQAKVTHGTPIITVKPNAATPEAAETSPEVEEFDVTISDAAKTARITDSKPREATGRPELTEAAIIVSGGRGTGGDFGPVEAFADSLGAAVGASRAAVDSGWYPHAYQVGQTGKTVSPQLYVAAGISGAIQHRAGMQTSKTIVAVNKDPEAPIFELVDFGVVGDLHKVLPTATEEVTKRKS, from the coding sequence ATGTCGAACGTTCTGGTTCTCGTTGACCACACCGCGGGTACGGTCCGCAAGACGACCGCCGAGCTCCTCACGATCGCGCGCCGGCTGGGCGAGCCGGTCGCGGTGTTCATCGGTGAGGGTGTGCAGGAGGCGCTGCCGGCCCTGGGGCAGTACGGCGCGACCAAGGTGATCGCCCTGTCCACACAGTCGAACCCGGAGCTCACGCAGTACCTGGTCGCCCCGAAGGCGGAGGCGCTGCAGCAGGTCGCGGCGAAGGTCGAGCCGTCGGCGATCCTGATCTCGTCGAACGCCGAGGGCAAGGAGATCGCGGCGCGGCTGGCGGTCAAGCTCGAGGCGGGCCTGATCACCGATGCCGTCGACGTCACCGCTGCCGACGGTGGCCCGGTGACGACGCAGTCGGTGTTCGCGGGCAACTACACGGTCCAGGCCAAGGTGACCCACGGCACGCCGATCATCACGGTGAAGCCGAACGCCGCCACGCCCGAGGCCGCCGAGACGTCGCCGGAGGTGGAGGAGTTCGACGTGACGATCTCCGACGCCGCCAAGACCGCGAGGATCACCGACTCCAAGCCGCGGGAGGCGACCGGCCGTCCGGAGCTGACCGAGGCCGCGATCATCGTGTCCGGTGGCCGCGGTACCGGTGGCGACTTCGGTCCGGTGGAGGCGTTCGCCGACTCGCTCGGCGCGGCCGTCGGCGCGTCGCGTGCCGCTGTCGACTCGGGTTGGTACCCGCACGCCTACCAGGTCGGCCAGACCGGCAAGACGGTGTCGCCGCAGCTGTACGTCGCGGCGGGCATCTCCGGCGCGATCCAGCACCGCGCCGGCATGCAGACCTCGAAGACCATCGTCGCCGTCAACAAGGACCCCGAAGCCCCGATCTTCGAGCTCGTCGACTTCGGTGTCGTCGGCGACCTCCACAAGGTCCTCCCCACCGCCACCGAAGAAGTCACCAAGCGCAAGTCCTGA
- a CDS encoding P27 family phage terminase small subunit, protein MTKPKMPPGLGARGRAFWRDVLATWEVNRDELELLTEICRTLDLLDELRDAISRDGMTVAGSEGQPRAHPAVSQVTASRALLGRLLAQLGLPDPEGVPVPSARSAQAQRAAESRWNRRGQGA, encoded by the coding sequence ATGACTAAGCCGAAGATGCCGCCCGGACTGGGCGCACGTGGCCGAGCGTTCTGGCGTGACGTGCTCGCGACGTGGGAGGTGAACCGCGACGAGCTGGAGTTGCTGACGGAGATCTGCCGGACGCTGGATCTGCTGGACGAGTTGCGGGACGCGATCTCGCGCGACGGGATGACGGTGGCCGGCAGTGAGGGCCAGCCGCGGGCACACCCGGCGGTTTCGCAGGTCACCGCCTCGCGGGCCCTGCTGGGCCGCCTGCTGGCTCAGCTCGGCCTACCGGACCCCGAGGGCGTACCGGTGCCGTCCGCGCGCTCTGCGCAGGCACAGCGGGCCGCTGAGAGCCGCTGGAACCGTCGCGGACAGGGTGCGTGA
- the mnmA gene encoding tRNA 2-thiouridine(34) synthase MnmA has translation MRVLAAMSGGVDSAVAAARMAEAGHDVTGVHLALSRNPQSYRSGARGCCTIEDSRDARRAADVIGIPFYVWDLAERFHADVVEDFVNEYAAGRTPNPCLRCNEKVKFSAVLERALALGFDAVATGHYARIVDTPDGRELHRAVDPAKDQSYVLGVLTQEQLAHAFFPLGDTVKTDVREEAERRGLAVAAKPDSHDICFIADGNTPGFLSAQLGDAPGDIVDAQGNKLGEHQGTHGFTIGQRKGLRIGTPAADGKPRFVLDISPVDRTVTVGSREELAVSQLTASKPRWCGAEPTGQVHARAQLRAHGEEVPVTATVLGDRVQVSFDEPTSAVAPGQAVVLYDGTRVIGSATIDTVQRVTAAV, from the coding sequence ATGCGGGTACTCGCCGCCATGTCCGGCGGGGTCGACTCCGCGGTCGCGGCCGCGCGGATGGCCGAGGCCGGGCACGACGTCACCGGAGTGCACCTGGCGCTCAGCCGCAACCCGCAGTCGTACCGCAGCGGCGCGCGCGGCTGCTGCACGATCGAGGACTCCCGCGACGCCCGCCGGGCCGCGGACGTGATCGGCATCCCGTTCTACGTCTGGGACCTGGCAGAGCGCTTCCACGCCGACGTGGTCGAGGACTTCGTCAACGAGTACGCCGCCGGCCGCACGCCGAACCCCTGCCTGCGCTGCAACGAGAAGGTCAAGTTCAGTGCGGTCCTGGAGCGGGCGCTCGCACTCGGCTTCGACGCGGTCGCGACCGGGCACTACGCGCGGATCGTCGACACGCCGGACGGACGTGAGCTGCACCGCGCGGTCGACCCGGCCAAGGACCAGTCGTACGTGCTGGGCGTGCTGACGCAGGAGCAGCTCGCGCACGCGTTCTTCCCGCTCGGCGACACGGTCAAGACCGACGTCCGCGAGGAGGCCGAGCGCCGCGGGCTGGCGGTGGCGGCCAAGCCGGACAGCCACGACATCTGCTTCATTGCCGACGGCAACACTCCGGGATTCCTCAGCGCGCAGCTCGGCGACGCGCCCGGCGACATCGTCGACGCGCAGGGCAACAAGCTCGGCGAGCACCAGGGCACGCACGGCTTCACCATCGGCCAGCGCAAGGGCCTGCGGATCGGTACTCCGGCCGCGGACGGCAAGCCGCGCTTCGTCCTGGACATCTCGCCAGTCGACCGCACCGTGACCGTCGGATCCCGTGAGGAGCTGGCCGTGTCGCAGCTGACCGCCTCCAAGCCCCGCTGGTGCGGCGCCGAGCCGACGGGCCAGGTGCACGCGAGAGCCCAGCTCCGTGCGCACGGCGAAGAGGTCCCCGTCACTGCAACAGTTCTCGGCGATCGAGTGCAGGTCTCCTTCGACGAACCGACATCCGCGGTCGCCCCAGGCCAGGCCGTCGTGCTGTACGACGGAACGCGGGTCATCGGCTCCGCCACCATCGACACCGTCCAGCGCGTGACCGCTGCCGTATGA
- a CDS encoding cysteine desulfurase family protein, producing MTASDRRTVYLDHAATTPMLPVAIEAMTHHLTQTGNASSLHGSGRCARRTVEESRESIAAALGAQPSEVVFTSGGTEADNLALKGLWWSRLAADPRRRRILLSGIEHHAVLDPAVWLGQHEHAEIEWLPVDELGRVQPDDVRRAVERDPASVSFVTLMMANNEVGTLQPVREVAAIAQEYGVPVHTDAVQAIGQVPVDFAELGVDAMTVSAHKLGGPYGIGALVVHKETQLTPILHGGGQERDVRSGTLDAPATAGFAVAAEHAIKHQADEAARLSELRNALVEGITGTIEGAKLSGDPVGRLPGNAHLSFSDCEGDSLLLLLDARGIEVSTGSACNAGVAEPSHVLLAMGYDDQRARGSLRFTLGHTSTRADIDAVLETIGPVVERAKSAGLQNVGRNT from the coding sequence ATGACTGCATCCGACCGCCGCACGGTGTACCTGGACCACGCGGCGACGACCCCCATGCTCCCGGTCGCGATCGAGGCGATGACTCATCACCTCACGCAGACCGGTAACGCGTCGTCACTGCACGGCTCCGGCCGGTGCGCGCGGCGGACGGTCGAGGAGTCCCGCGAGTCGATCGCGGCGGCGCTCGGGGCGCAGCCCAGTGAGGTCGTGTTCACCTCCGGCGGGACCGAGGCGGACAACCTCGCGCTCAAGGGCCTGTGGTGGTCCCGCCTGGCCGCGGACCCGCGCCGCCGGCGGATCCTGCTGAGCGGCATCGAGCACCACGCGGTCCTCGACCCGGCGGTCTGGCTCGGTCAGCACGAGCACGCCGAGATCGAGTGGCTGCCCGTCGACGAGCTCGGCCGGGTGCAGCCGGACGACGTACGGCGGGCCGTCGAGCGCGACCCGGCGTCGGTGTCGTTCGTCACGCTGATGATGGCGAACAACGAGGTCGGCACACTCCAGCCGGTGCGGGAGGTCGCGGCGATCGCGCAGGAGTACGGCGTACCCGTGCACACCGACGCGGTGCAGGCGATCGGGCAGGTGCCGGTGGACTTCGCCGAGCTGGGGGTGGACGCGATGACGGTGTCCGCGCACAAGCTCGGCGGTCCGTACGGGATCGGGGCGCTCGTCGTCCACAAGGAGACGCAGCTGACGCCGATCCTGCACGGCGGGGGACAGGAGCGCGACGTCCGGTCCGGCACCCTGGACGCGCCCGCGACCGCCGGGTTCGCGGTGGCGGCGGAGCACGCGATCAAGCACCAGGCGGACGAGGCGGCGCGGCTGAGCGAGCTGCGGAACGCGCTCGTCGAGGGCATCACCGGCACGATCGAGGGCGCGAAGCTGTCCGGCGACCCGGTCGGCCGCTTGCCCGGTAACGCACACTTGTCCTTCAGCGACTGCGAGGGCGACTCGCTGTTGCTGCTGCTCGACGCGCGCGGGATCGAGGTCTCCACCGGATCCGCGTGCAACGCCGGGGTCGCCGAGCCCAGCCACGTCCTGCTGGCCATGGGGTACGACGACCAGCGGGCCCGCGGCTCGCTCCGGTTCACCCTCGGGCACACGAGTACGCGCGCCGACATCGACGCCGTACTGGAGACCATCGGGCCGGTCGTGGAGCGGGCGAAGTCCGCCGGCCTGCAGAACGTGGGAAGGAACACCTGA
- a CDS encoding methionine synthase vitamin-B12 independent has translation MTTTGLGSVPGDDIREWMRAVLELVDIPFLPELPARPYGDMLSRTVAVLTELAADLQPVGWRLTGGGDARASLDQRRARALLHEDLDVLEEYADGYQGQLKVQVTGPWTLAASVERPRGDKVLADHGARRDLAQALAYGVQQHVAEVRKRVPGAEVLLQVDEPGLPAVLAGAVPTASGWSKHRSVDGPGAVELLSLFTGTAPTIVHCCAARPPIEVFTKSGASGVAVDVSLLNTAAWDQIAAAAEGGTAVYAGVVPTTGALPRAEQAAEPLVRRWRDLGLDPELLKMAVITPACGLAAAGSTADARARLKLLRDVADVVAEAADA, from the coding sequence ATGACGACGACCGGGCTCGGATCCGTCCCCGGCGACGACATCCGCGAGTGGATGCGCGCCGTACTCGAGCTGGTCGACATCCCGTTCCTGCCGGAGCTGCCGGCGCGTCCGTACGGCGACATGCTCAGCCGGACCGTCGCCGTACTGACGGAGCTGGCCGCTGACCTGCAGCCGGTCGGGTGGCGGCTGACCGGCGGTGGTGACGCGCGGGCCAGTCTGGACCAGCGGCGGGCGAGGGCGTTGCTGCACGAAGACCTGGACGTGCTGGAGGAGTACGCCGACGGGTACCAGGGGCAGCTGAAGGTGCAGGTCACCGGGCCGTGGACGCTGGCGGCGTCCGTGGAGCGGCCGCGTGGTGACAAGGTGCTGGCGGACCACGGTGCGCGACGGGACCTGGCACAGGCGTTGGCGTACGGCGTGCAGCAGCACGTGGCCGAAGTACGGAAGCGTGTCCCGGGCGCGGAGGTGCTGCTGCAGGTCGATGAGCCCGGGCTGCCCGCAGTACTGGCCGGAGCTGTGCCGACCGCGTCCGGCTGGAGCAAGCACCGGTCCGTCGACGGTCCTGGTGCTGTTGAGCTGCTGAGCCTGTTCACCGGTACTGCGCCCACGATCGTGCACTGCTGCGCGGCCCGGCCACCGATCGAGGTCTTCACCAAGTCCGGCGCCAGCGGGGTAGCCGTTGACGTGTCGCTGCTGAACACCGCCGCCTGGGACCAGATCGCGGCCGCGGCCGAAGGCGGCACGGCGGTCTACGCCGGCGTCGTGCCGACCACCGGTGCGTTGCCCCGGGCCGAACAGGCCGCGGAACCGCTCGTCCGCAGGTGGCGCGACCTCGGGCTCGATCCCGAACTGCTCAAGATGGCCGTGATCACGCCCGCCTGCGGCCTGGCGGCCGCCGGGTCGACCGCGGACGCCAGAGCGCGGCTGAAGCTGCTCCGCGACGTCGCCGACGTGGTGGCCGAGGCCGCCGACGCCTGA
- a CDS encoding phage major capsid protein, translating into MAGTRAQVEQYKAEQESQLKSLIGQLDNVDPTSERASNIDTGIRRRKAAIEMCDQELKIHDALDGGRAGTESGSEPGATDGGTLYGHSPVEQAKRLLDHVVKSRKLPDHAAEKAHGLLDLPDAGDRTLAARWVTATGDPEYSKAFGKLLADPSRGHLLWTAREQEAYRTAKAVQGELKAMTLSGNSELLPLNLDPAIMLTSDGSTNPLRQISRVVQTISNTWQGITSAGVNAEWKTEGAEATELTPPTDPAPIPVYFGDAWVPYSYEVGMDSAGNFATELAVLLNDAADQLMATAYTTGTGTGQPTGIITALPVGSIVATGTADTFVKGDVYKLQEALPARFQANARWCAALPIINLMSQMETTAGARLFPEISDGRLLNRPLHELSNMDGVINAAQSNKILLYGDFRNFVIADRIGTGIELIQNVVGTNGRPTGQRGAMLWFRTGSDSVVDNAFRVLDA; encoded by the coding sequence ATGGCCGGGACACGTGCCCAGGTCGAGCAGTACAAGGCCGAGCAGGAAAGCCAACTCAAGTCGCTGATCGGGCAGCTCGACAACGTCGATCCGACGAGTGAGCGCGCGAGCAACATCGACACCGGTATCCGCCGCCGCAAGGCCGCGATCGAGATGTGCGACCAGGAGCTCAAGATCCACGACGCACTTGACGGCGGCAGGGCCGGCACCGAGTCCGGTTCCGAGCCGGGTGCCACCGATGGCGGAACGCTGTACGGCCATTCGCCGGTCGAGCAGGCGAAGCGCCTGCTCGATCATGTGGTGAAGTCGCGCAAGCTGCCGGACCACGCCGCCGAGAAGGCTCACGGGCTGCTCGACCTTCCCGACGCCGGCGACCGCACGCTCGCGGCCCGGTGGGTGACCGCGACCGGCGACCCGGAGTACAGCAAGGCGTTCGGCAAGCTGCTCGCCGACCCCAGCCGCGGCCATCTGCTGTGGACCGCGCGTGAGCAGGAGGCCTACCGAACCGCGAAGGCCGTGCAGGGCGAACTCAAGGCCATGACGCTCTCGGGGAACTCCGAGCTGCTGCCGCTGAACCTGGACCCGGCGATCATGCTCACGAGTGACGGGTCGACGAACCCGCTGCGGCAGATCTCCCGCGTCGTCCAGACGATCTCGAACACCTGGCAGGGCATCACCTCCGCCGGAGTCAACGCCGAATGGAAGACAGAGGGCGCGGAGGCTACCGAGCTCACGCCGCCGACCGATCCCGCACCGATCCCGGTCTACTTCGGTGACGCGTGGGTGCCGTACTCGTACGAGGTCGGCATGGACTCCGCCGGCAACTTCGCCACCGAGCTCGCGGTGCTCCTGAACGACGCAGCCGATCAGCTGATGGCGACGGCGTACACGACCGGCACCGGCACGGGTCAGCCGACAGGCATCATCACTGCACTGCCGGTCGGGTCGATCGTGGCCACCGGGACCGCGGACACCTTCGTCAAGGGCGACGTGTACAAGCTGCAGGAGGCGCTGCCAGCGCGATTCCAGGCGAACGCGCGCTGGTGTGCGGCGCTTCCGATCATCAACCTGATGTCGCAGATGGAGACCACCGCGGGCGCGCGGTTGTTCCCGGAGATCAGCGACGGCAGGCTGCTGAACCGGCCGCTGCACGAGCTGTCGAACATGGACGGCGTCATCAACGCGGCGCAGTCGAACAAGATCCTGCTGTACGGCGACTTCCGGAACTTCGTCATCGCCGACCGGATCGGAACCGGTATCGAGCTGATCCAGAACGTCGTCGGCACTAACGGCCGGCCGACCGGGCAGCGCGGCGCCATGCTGTGGTTCCGCACCGGTTCGGACTCCGTCGTCGACAACGCGTTCCGGGTGCTGGACGCCTGA
- a CDS encoding GntR family transcriptional regulator: protein MIDRVSGVPAYRQVAADLRGKISDGTYPAGSKLPSERTLIDDYGVSRITIREAIGLLRSEGLVVAEHGRGVFVRATAPLVRLSRSRLSKAARDANQAYFLGDAASTGFTPTVQVTIRFEDASPEHAAVLDVPVGSELLVRQRVMLETVSRCSSLRHDCRAN from the coding sequence GTGATCGACCGCGTAAGCGGTGTTCCGGCGTACCGCCAGGTGGCGGCAGACCTACGGGGCAAGATCAGCGACGGCACCTATCCAGCCGGCAGCAAGCTCCCGTCCGAGCGGACCCTGATCGACGACTACGGCGTCTCCCGAATCACCATCCGAGAAGCCATCGGGCTACTCAGGTCCGAAGGTCTCGTCGTCGCTGAGCACGGCCGTGGCGTGTTCGTCCGCGCTACCGCTCCCCTCGTACGTCTCAGCCGCTCCAGGCTCAGCAAGGCGGCCCGCGACGCCAACCAGGCGTACTTCCTGGGCGACGCCGCGAGCACCGGATTCACGCCCACCGTTCAGGTGACGATCCGATTCGAGGACGCGTCGCCGGAGCATGCTGCCGTCCTCGACGTACCCGTAGGCAGTGAGCTCCTGGTGCGCCAGCGGGTGATGCTGGAGACGGTCAGCCGGTGCAGCTCGCTACGTCACGACTGCCGCGCGAACTGA
- a CDS encoding UTRA domain-containing protein — MQLATSRLPRELTRGTQAEEMDTGPGGIYSRLEDAGYKPSRYTELVKTRMPSREETTALQLGAGVPVLVLQRVAYDSNGRPVEVNEMTLTGDRYELLYEIPAD, encoded by the coding sequence GTGCAGCTCGCTACGTCACGACTGCCGCGCGAACTGACCCGCGGTACGCAAGCAGAGGAGATGGACACCGGCCCCGGCGGCATCTACTCGCGCCTCGAGGACGCCGGCTACAAGCCGAGCCGGTACACGGAGCTGGTGAAGACCAGGATGCCGAGCCGGGAGGAGACGACCGCGCTGCAGCTCGGCGCCGGCGTACCGGTGCTGGTCTTGCAGCGTGTCGCCTACGACAGCAACGGCCGCCCGGTCGAGGTCAACGAGATGACCCTGACGGGCGACCGCTACGAACTGCTGTACGAGATTCCTGCGGACTAG
- a CDS encoding electron transfer flavoprotein subunit beta/FixA family protein, with protein MKIVVCAKFVPDATADRRFRSEDNTVDRAGVDGLLSELDEYAVETALTVKESGDPDGTGVTVLTVGPEQAADAVKKGLQMGADAGVHVVDDAIHGSDAVATSLILSKALAKLEADLVVFGMGSTDGSMGVIPAMVSERLGLPAVTLGSEVTVEGQTVRIRRDGDTASETIEGTLPLVLSVSDQANEPRYPSFKGIMAAKKKPVETWSLADLELTPEQVGGSSAWTEVVEVTARPPRTAGTIVTDEDGSGAAQLVEFLSTNKFL; from the coding sequence ATGAAGATCGTCGTCTGCGCGAAGTTCGTGCCGGATGCCACCGCGGACCGCCGCTTCCGCTCGGAGGACAACACGGTGGATCGTGCCGGTGTCGACGGGCTGCTGTCCGAGTTGGACGAGTACGCCGTCGAGACCGCGCTCACCGTGAAGGAGTCCGGTGACCCGGATGGCACTGGGGTGACCGTGCTCACGGTCGGTCCGGAGCAGGCCGCGGATGCGGTGAAGAAGGGCCTGCAGATGGGCGCCGACGCCGGTGTCCACGTGGTCGACGACGCGATCCACGGATCCGACGCGGTCGCGACCTCGCTGATCCTGTCGAAGGCGCTGGCCAAGCTCGAGGCCGACCTGGTCGTGTTCGGGATGGGTTCGACCGACGGCAGCATGGGAGTGATCCCGGCGATGGTGTCGGAGCGGCTCGGGCTGCCGGCGGTGACGCTGGGCTCGGAGGTGACCGTGGAGGGTCAGACCGTGCGGATCCGCCGCGACGGCGACACCGCGAGCGAGACGATCGAGGGCACGCTGCCGCTGGTGCTGTCGGTGTCCGACCAGGCGAACGAGCCGCGCTACCCGTCGTTCAAGGGCATCATGGCGGCGAAGAAGAAGCCGGTGGAGACCTGGTCGCTGGCCGATCTGGAGCTGACGCCGGAGCAGGTGGGCGGCTCGTCGGCGTGGACCGAGGTGGTCGAGGTGACCGCCCGTCCGCCGCGCACTGCCGGCACGATCGTCACCGATGAGGACGGCAGCGGCGCTGCCCAGCTCGTCGAGTTCCTGTCCACGAACAAGTTCCTCTGA